The genomic interval GACAGACCGGTTCCGCAGTTCCAGACCACCAACCAGGTCGGCGACGTCGTCGTCACGATCAACCGCGCGTACGCGGAACCGGTCGTGGACGAGCCACCCGCGGGCCCCGCGACGCCGGACGACGGCCGGTCGCCCTACCGGGGGCTCGACGCCTATCTGGAGGAGGACGCGAGCGTCTTCCACGGCCGGGCCACCGTGACCCAACGGCTCGTCGAGCGGGTGCGCCGGGCCAGCTGGTCGGGCGGGATCTGTGTGGTGATCGGGCCGTCGGGCAGCGGGAAGTCGTCGGTCCTGCACGCCGGGATGCTGGCCAAGCTGCGCGCGGGGGCGTTGCCGGGAAGCGAGCATTGGCCGTCGGTCTCGATGACGCCGGGGCGGGACCCGTTCGGCACGCTGGCCGGGCGGCTGGCCGAGCTGACCGGGCTCGCGCTGCCGGGCGTAAGGGAGAAAATGCTGCAGGACCCGGCGCGGTTCCTGGCGCGGATCCCGCCGCGCGGCGCCCGGCCGGTGCTCGTCATCGACCAGTTCGAGGAGATCTTCACGCTGGTCGAGGACGAGGAGGAACGGCGCTCGTTCGTCGAGCTGCTGGCGGTGGCCGCGGCGGGAACCCGGTACGGGCCGGCCGCGATCGTGGTGCTGGGCGTGCGCTCGGACTTCCACGGCCACTGCACGGCGCTGCCCGCGCTGGCCGCCGCGCTCACCGACGGGCATGTCGTGGTCGGTCCGATGAGCCGGGACGAGTTGCGCGCGGCGATCGTGGAACCGGCCACGGTGAAGGGGCTGCGGCTCGAGGACGGGCTGGTCGAGCTGCTGGTCCGCGACGCGGGGACCGGCGCGCTGCCGTACCTGTCGTACGCGTTGTTGCGTACTTGGCAGCTGCGCGAGAACAGGGTGCTCAAGGCCTCCTCGTACGCGGCCGTGGGCGGGGTTGCTGGGGCCATCGAGCAAGCGGCCGAACGGACGTACCAGCGGCTCGACGAACCGGGCCGGCGCGCCGCTCGCCGGCTGTTGCTGCAGCTGGTCAGCGTGGGCGCGGACGCGCGAGCGGACACCGGGGCGATCGTGGACCGCTCGGCGCTGCCCGCGAGCCACACCCCGGCCCTGGAGGCGTTCGTCCGGGCGCGGCTGGTCAACGCCGACGGGCCCGAGGTGCGGATCGCGCACGAGGCGCTGATCGGCTCGTGGGACCGGCTCGCCGGGTGGCTGCACGAGGACCGCGACGCCGCCCGGCAGCGGCAGGAGCTCGCCTCGGCGGTGGCGGCCTGGCAGACGGAACCGGGGGACCCGGCGCTGCTGCTGCGGGGCAGCCGTCTCGAACAGGCCACGACGTGGGCGAAGGCGCACGACGAGATGGTGGACGAGAACGCCCGGAGCTTCCTGGACGCGTCGCAGCGGCTGGCCCGGCGAACGGTCGCCCGCAGGCGGGCAGGGATCGGGCTGCTGGCCGCGCTCACCCTGCTGGCCTCGGGCGCGGCGGTGACCGCCGGGACGCAACGGGCCGAGGCGCTGCGGCAGCGCGACAACGCCGTCACCAACGAGATCATCGCGCAGGCCGACCGGTTGCGGGCCACCGACGCCGCGCTGGCCGCCCAGCTCGACGTCGTGTCGTACCGGCGGCGGCCGACGGTTGCGGCGCGCTCGAAGCTGCTCAACGATCAGAACCTGCTGCTGGCGCGGCCGCTGGCGGGGCACACCCGGACGGTGTGGTCGTCGGCCTGGCGTCCGGACGGGGGCCTGCTGGCCACGGCGAGCGGGGACGGGACCGTACGGCTGTGGGACACCCGCGACCCCGACCGGCCGGCGCCGCTGGGCGAGCCGCTGCGCCACGACGACGAGGTGCGGTCGGTCGCCTTCTCGCCGTCCGGGCGGATGCTCGCGTCCTCGGGCATCGACGGCTCGGTTCGGTTGTGGGACGTGGATTCCCGTACGGCGGTCAGGTGGACGGCGCATCGCGGCGCGGCCTGGAGCGTGGCTTTCCGGCCGGACGGGCAGGCGGTCGCCACCGGGGGAGCGGACGGACGGCTGCGGCTGTGGTCGACGACCGGCAAACCGCTCGGCCCGGCCCTGGTCAACGGGGCGAGCGCGGTCGAGGTCGTCGCGTTCCAGCCCGACGGGAAGGCCCTGGCCACCGCGGATCGCGACGGGCGGATCCGGTTGTGGGACATGACCCGCGGCGTCCCGTCGGCTGAGTTGCCCCGGGGACACACCGCGGAGATCAGCGCGATGTCGTTCCACCCGGGCGGGCGGGTGCTGGCGACCACGGCGTTCGACGGCACGCTGCGGCTGTGGGACGTGCGCGCCCGCAAGAGCGTCGGCGCGCCGCTTGAGGGGTCGGACACCGGGTTCGGGTCGGTGTCGTTCGGCGGGGGCGGGCGGGTGCTGGTCGCGGGGGATCTGGACGGGACCGTACGGCTGTGGGACACGGCCGATCCGGGGGCGCCCCGGGCGTTGACCACGCAGACGTTGAGCGGCCGCAGCGGGGCCTGGACGGCGGCGGTCAGCCCGGACGGGCGCAGCTTCGTGACCGCGGGGGACGACGGGCGGGTCTACCAGTGGCGGTTCCCGCCGACGATGCTGGACGGGGTTGCGGGTTCGTTCGGGCAACTGCTGCACGTGGTGGAGGGCGATTCCACCGTACGGGAGTGGGACCTGCGCGACCCGGCGGCGCCGCGCCCGGGGGAGGGGTTCGGCAGCGGGCTCACCGGGGGTGTGTGGGCCATGGCGGAGGCGGCGGGGTTGCTCGCCGCGGGTGACACGAACGGGCGGGTCGCCGTCTTCGATGCCCGTACGCGGCGGCGGCTGGCGCTGGTGCATCGGGCGGGCACCCGGCAGGTGCACTCGGTGGCGTTGCGGGCCGACGGGAAGCTGCTCGCGGTGGCGGACCTCGACGGTTCGGTGCGGCTGTGGAACCTTCACACCCCGGCGCGTCCGGCTCTGCTGCCGTCGAGTTTGCCGCCCGCGCTGACCAACGTGGCGTTCAGCCCGTCGGGGGCGCTGCTCGCGGCGGGGGACAGCGATCGGGTGGTGCTGTGGGACGTTACTGAACCGGCGCGACCGGTGCAGGTGGGGCCGCCGCTGACCGCGCAGGCGTCGGGGTACCTGCGGGTGGCGTTCAGCCCTGACGGGCGGTTGCTGGCCACGACGAGCTTCGACAAGACCGTACGGCTGTGGGACGTCAGCGACCCCCGGCGGCCGGTGGCTCGTGGCTTGCCGGCGGGGCACAGCGCCGGGGTCACGGCGGCGGCATTCTCGCCGGACGGGCGGGTTCTGGCTACCGGCGGGGCGGACAAGACCGTACGGGTCTGGGACATCTCTGATCCGGGCGCGCCGGAGGCCGTGGGGGAGGCGTTCACGGGGCACGTCGGGCCGGTGACCGGGGTGCTGTTCACCGCGGACGCGTCCGCGGTGGTCAGCACGGGAGGGACCGGCAGCCGGGTGTGGCCGCTCGACCCGGCGCGGGCGATCGACCGGATCTGCCGTACGACTCGGGGCGTGCTGACCGAGGACGTGTGGCGTGCCTCGTTCCCGGACGTGCCGTTCGCTACCCCTTGCTGATGTGCCCCGCCGTCTTGCTGATGTTCCCCGCTGTCTCGCTGATGTGCCCCGCCGTCTTGCTGATGTGCCCCGCTGTCTTCCTGATGTTTGCCGCTGTCTTCCTGATGTGTGCCGCTATCGGAACAGTTGCAGGTCGACGGCGGCGGCGATCGCCTCCATGCCGGCGTCGTTGGGGTGCAGGCTGTCGCCCGTGTTGAAGCGCCGGTTGTACCGCTGCGGGTCGCCCGGGTCGTGGATCGCCGTGTCGAAATCGATCACCGCGTCGCAGCCGCTGCCGTCGCCCTTGATGAACTCGTTGACCGCCGTACGCCCGGCCTCGCCCTGCTCACTCCAGTAGTCGGTGCCCTTGTAGGGGGTCAGCGTCGCGCAGAAGATCTTGATGCCGGCGTCGTGGCTGCGCTGGATCAGCTGCTGCAGTCCCGCGATCAGTTGCTCGCCGCTGGGCGGGTTGCTGTCGCCCAGATCGTTGATCGCCGCGTCGGAGAAGACCACCCACTTGACGCCGGTCTGCGCGAGCACGTCCCGATCGAACCGGTTGACCGCGCTCTGCCCCGCGCCGTCCTTGAGCAGCATGTTCCCGCTGATCCCGGCGTTGAGCACGCCGACAGTGCGGTTCGCCGCGATCAGCCGCCGCGCCAGCTGGTCGGGCCAGCGCCTGTTCTCGCCGAACGACGAGTCGAACCCGTCGGTGATCGACGCGCCGAGCGTCACGACCGCGCCCTCGGACTGCGGATTCTGCACGTCCAGGCCGGCCAGGAACGCGTAGTTGTCGAAGGTCTGCACCCCGTCGAGGCCGGCCTTCGTCGCCTGGTTACCCGCCGCCACGTAGTTGTTACGGTTGGCGAACGCGTGCTGGGTCACCGACCCGATCCGCTCCGGCACGTAGGCGCTGACCGCCACGTCCCCACCAGCGGGCAGGCTGAACCGGACCGGGTCGCTCACCGCGGTCTGACCGGATTCGATCGTCACCGAGTCGCCGCCGCCGAACGTCACGTGCGCGTTCGTGCCGGCGTCGACCGTGTTCCCCCGCAGATGCTGGGCGAGGTGGACGGAACTGACGGTCAGCGGGTCACTGCCGAACTCGTTCGACAACCGCACCCGGACCGTGTCGCCGCCGATGCTCGTACGGATGATCTGCCGGACCGTCTGCCGCTCGAACCCGCGCCCACCGTTCTGCACGGCCACCGCCCACGTGCCCGTCCACGGCGTCTCGGCCGGGGTGGGGGATGCGCTGCTCGGGGTCGTCGGGGTGGGGGTGGCCTCGTTGTTCTCGTTGCCGCTCGAGTTACGCCGCACCAGCACGACCACCGCCACAACCAGGACCATGAGGGCCGCCACGACAAAGATCGTCGTCTTCCGGGTCCAGTTCACCGCGCCCACGGTACTGGGTCCTCCCGCGGCGTTCCGCTTCGCCTGAGCTGGGAGCTTCCTGAAAGTGGCCCGCCTCACGATCGGTACTCGATTGCCCTTGCGGGGCCGGTGAACACCGCCGTTTACGCCGTCACTTCACCGCGATGACCAGATAGAGCGTGAACCCGGCGACGACCGGCCCCGCCTCGAGCCTTCGCAACCAGCTTTGCCCGTACGCCGGTTCCACCGCCCCGCCCGCAATCGCTTTCTCGGTGTTGCGCTGCAGCCCCAGGATCCGGTCAGCCGTGGCGAAGTCCCGGAACAACACCGGCACGGCCTCGACCCGATGGACTGTCAGTCCCGCCGCCGTGCACAGCCGCACCAGGTCGCGCCCCACGCTGGGATTCCGCACCCTGCTCGCCGTGTACCGGGCGAAGGCCCGGCTGGTCCCGAGGTCCTCGTCCGCGACGGCGAGGGTGTCCCAGTCCGGCTCGGCCGCCCCGAAGAGCCCGCCCGCCTTCAGGACCCGCGCCGCCTCCGCAACGGATCGACCAGGTGTATCAACATGTTGAAGCACCCGATCAACCCTTGCCCGGTCAACCTCGCCCTCCTCGAGCGGCAGCGCCCCCAGATCCCCGTGGCGAACGTCGGCGCCCGGATGCCGTCGCGCGGCTTCGGCCAGCATGCCCGGTTCCCGATCCACCCCGATGACCGTCCCGCCCGGTTCGACCGCCGTGGCCAGGGCGCCCAGATCCGTCCCCGGCCCGCACCCCAGATCGACAACGGTCTGCCCGGCGGAGAGTTCAAGCCCTCGGAGCAGCCGCGCCTTGTAGTCCCGCCCCACCGCAGTAGCGGCGGCGTCATCCATGTACGCGATTTGATCGGTCACACCTCACCCCACCACTCAACATCCCGCCGCTGGTGGAGAAGCTGTGCAGGTCCCGGGCGAATCCCGCGTCGGGCGTGGCTGGGGTGTGTCGTGTCGGGGGCGCCGGGCGTGTCGGCGAACCCGGGCGTTGTGTCGTGCGGTGGGCGAGGTGCCGGGACCGGGCGTGCGCGGTCGGGGGTCAGTCAGTGTCGGCGGGCATTGTCAGGACCGTTTTGCCGGTTATCCGGCCTGCCGCCAGCTCGCGCATGGCCGTGGCGGCCTCGCTCAAGGGGTAGGTGCTTCCCAGCGGCGACTCGATGTCGGTGAGGGCGGCCAGGTCGTCGCGGCCAGCGAT from Paractinoplanes brasiliensis carries:
- a CDS encoding nSTAND1 domain-containing NTPase → MADLTGSGVRVLVVGAATYRGGSPLLDVPAAARSARAVADALVGYCGVDADSVEVLIDPAGPMQLLKATVAAAREAGETFVLWYSGHGLLNPDGELHLATQTTVRGDDPLLPFTALDYHQLALALGETGVGTSIVVLDCCFSGRAKPPTLRSAVLASAERDAFALAEPGAELTSFAGAFLRVLREGDEQGPRRLTLHYVRELLARRMIAQDRPVPQFQTTNQVGDVVVTINRAYAEPVVDEPPAGPATPDDGRSPYRGLDAYLEEDASVFHGRATVTQRLVERVRRASWSGGICVVIGPSGSGKSSVLHAGMLAKLRAGALPGSEHWPSVSMTPGRDPFGTLAGRLAELTGLALPGVREKMLQDPARFLARIPPRGARPVLVIDQFEEIFTLVEDEEERRSFVELLAVAAAGTRYGPAAIVVLGVRSDFHGHCTALPALAAALTDGHVVVGPMSRDELRAAIVEPATVKGLRLEDGLVELLVRDAGTGALPYLSYALLRTWQLRENRVLKASSYAAVGGVAGAIEQAAERTYQRLDEPGRRAARRLLLQLVSVGADARADTGAIVDRSALPASHTPALEAFVRARLVNADGPEVRIAHEALIGSWDRLAGWLHEDRDAARQRQELASAVAAWQTEPGDPALLLRGSRLEQATTWAKAHDEMVDENARSFLDASQRLARRTVARRRAGIGLLAALTLLASGAAVTAGTQRAEALRQRDNAVTNEIIAQADRLRATDAALAAQLDVVSYRRRPTVAARSKLLNDQNLLLARPLAGHTRTVWSSAWRPDGGLLATASGDGTVRLWDTRDPDRPAPLGEPLRHDDEVRSVAFSPSGRMLASSGIDGSVRLWDVDSRTAVRWTAHRGAAWSVAFRPDGQAVATGGADGRLRLWSTTGKPLGPALVNGASAVEVVAFQPDGKALATADRDGRIRLWDMTRGVPSAELPRGHTAEISAMSFHPGGRVLATTAFDGTLRLWDVRARKSVGAPLEGSDTGFGSVSFGGGGRVLVAGDLDGTVRLWDTADPGAPRALTTQTLSGRSGAWTAAVSPDGRSFVTAGDDGRVYQWRFPPTMLDGVAGSFGQLLHVVEGDSTVREWDLRDPAAPRPGEGFGSGLTGGVWAMAEAAGLLAAGDTNGRVAVFDARTRRRLALVHRAGTRQVHSVALRADGKLLAVADLDGSVRLWNLHTPARPALLPSSLPPALTNVAFSPSGALLAAGDSDRVVLWDVTEPARPVQVGPPLTAQASGYLRVAFSPDGRLLATTSFDKTVRLWDVSDPRRPVARGLPAGHSAGVTAAAFSPDGRVLATGGADKTVRVWDISDPGAPEAVGEAFTGHVGPVTGVLFTADASAVVSTGGTGSRVWPLDPARAIDRICRTTRGVLTEDVWRASFPDVPFATPC
- a CDS encoding SGNH/GDSL hydrolase family protein: MNWTRKTTIFVVAALMVLVVAVVVLVRRNSSGNENNEATPTPTTPSSASPTPAETPWTGTWAVAVQNGGRGFERQTVRQIIRTSIGGDTVRVRLSNEFGSDPLTVSSVHLAQHLRGNTVDAGTNAHVTFGGGDSVTIESGQTAVSDPVRFSLPAGGDVAVSAYVPERIGSVTQHAFANRNNYVAAGNQATKAGLDGVQTFDNYAFLAGLDVQNPQSEGAVVTLGASITDGFDSSFGENRRWPDQLARRLIAANRTVGVLNAGISGNMLLKDGAGQSAVNRFDRDVLAQTGVKWVVFSDAAINDLGDSNPPSGEQLIAGLQQLIQRSHDAGIKIFCATLTPYKGTDYWSEQGEAGRTAVNEFIKGDGSGCDAVIDFDTAIHDPGDPQRYNRRFNTGDSLHPNDAGMEAIAAAVDLQLFR
- a CDS encoding methyltransferase domain-containing protein encodes the protein MTDQIAYMDDAAATAVGRDYKARLLRGLELSAGQTVVDLGCGPGTDLGALATAVEPGGTVIGVDREPGMLAEAARRHPGADVRHGDLGALPLEEGEVDRARVDRVLQHVDTPGRSVAEAARVLKAGGLFGAAEPDWDTLAVADEDLGTSRAFARYTASRVRNPSVGRDLVRLCTAAGLTVHRVEAVPVLFRDFATADRILGLQRNTEKAIAGGAVEPAYGQSWLRRLEAGPVVAGFTLYLVIAVK